One region of Pseudomonas sp. B21-040 genomic DNA includes:
- a CDS encoding cystathionine beta-synthase: MPNDSRPAVLELIGNTPLVRVSRFDTGPCTLFLKLESQNPGGSIKDRIGLAMIDAAERDGRLQPGGTIVEATAGNTGLGLALVGRAKGYRVVLVVPDKMSTEKVLHLKAMGAEVHITRSDVGKGHPEYYQDVAARLAKEIPDAFFADQFNNPANPLAHECSTAPEIWAQTQHDVDAIVVGVGSAGTLTGLTRFFSRVQPNLVMVLADPVGSVMAEYSRSGTLGTPGSWAVEGIGEDFIPSIADLSSVRHAYSISDEESFDHARQLLRAEGILGGSSTGTLLAAALRYCREQTEPKRVVSFVCDTGTRYLSKVYNDQWMNDQGLLQYKRYGDLRDLISRRFEDGRVISVGPDDTLLTAFQRMRLADVSQLPVLVEGQRLVGVIDESDILLGVHQDPSHFRLTVASAMTGKLQTLPAAASLAELQAELDRGLVAIIADASGFHGLITRVDLLNHLRRSLA; the protein is encoded by the coding sequence ATGCCGAACGACTCCCGCCCTGCCGTCCTTGAGCTGATCGGCAATACGCCGCTGGTGCGCGTCAGCCGCTTCGATACCGGCCCGTGTACGCTGTTCCTCAAGCTCGAATCACAAAACCCCGGCGGATCGATCAAGGATCGCATCGGCCTGGCGATGATCGACGCCGCCGAGCGCGATGGTCGCCTGCAACCCGGTGGCACCATCGTCGAGGCCACGGCCGGCAACACCGGCCTGGGCCTGGCCCTTGTCGGCCGCGCCAAGGGTTATCGCGTGGTGTTGGTGGTGCCGGACAAGATGTCGACGGAGAAAGTCCTGCACCTCAAGGCGATGGGCGCCGAAGTGCACATCACCCGTTCCGATGTCGGCAAGGGCCATCCCGAGTATTACCAGGACGTGGCCGCGCGGCTGGCCAAGGAAATTCCCGACGCGTTCTTTGCCGATCAATTCAACAATCCGGCCAACCCTCTGGCGCACGAGTGCAGCACCGCGCCGGAGATCTGGGCACAGACCCAGCATGATGTCGATGCCATCGTCGTCGGCGTCGGTTCAGCCGGCACGCTGACCGGCTTGACCCGGTTCTTTAGCCGCGTGCAGCCAAACCTGGTCATGGTGCTGGCCGACCCGGTGGGCTCGGTGATGGCCGAATACAGCCGCAGCGGCACCCTTGGGACACCCGGTTCGTGGGCGGTGGAGGGCATTGGCGAAGATTTCATTCCCTCGATTGCCGACCTGTCCAGCGTGCGCCACGCGTATTCGATCAGCGACGAGGAAAGCTTCGATCATGCCCGCCAGCTGCTGCGCGCCGAAGGCATTCTCGGCGGATCATCGACCGGCACGTTGCTGGCGGCGGCGTTGCGTTATTGCCGTGAGCAAACCGAGCCGAAGCGGGTCGTGAGTTTTGTCTGTGACACCGGCACCCGCTACCTGTCGAAGGTCTACAACGATCAATGGATGAACGATCAGGGCCTGCTGCAATACAAGCGCTACGGTGATCTTCGCGATTTGATCTCGCGGCGCTTCGAGGACGGGCGGGTGATCAGCGTCGGCCCGGACGACACGTTGCTCACCGCTTTCCAGCGCATGCGCCTGGCCGATGTGTCGCAACTGCCCGTGCTGGTAGAGGGGCAGCGTTTGGTCGGCGTCATCGACGAATCCGACATTTTGCTGGGGGTGCACCAAGACCCATCGCACTTCCGCTTGACCGTCGCCAGCGCCATGACGGGCAAACTGCAAACCTTGCCGGCCGCTGCCAGCCTGGCTGAGCTGCAAGCCGAACTCGACCGTGGGTTGGTGGCGATCATTGCCGATGCCTCGGGCTTCCATGGCCTGATTACCCGCGTTGACCTACTCAATCATTTACGGAGATCTCTTGCATGA
- a CDS encoding PLP-dependent aspartate aminotransferase family protein, with translation MSQHDENAAPRGFATRVIHAGQTPDPSTGALMPPIYANSTYLQQSPGVHKGLDYGRSHNPTRWALERCVADLEGGTKAFAFASGLAAISTVLELLDADSHIVSGNDLYGGTFRLFDKVRRRSAGHRFSFVDLTDLAAFEAALQEDTRMVCVETPSNPLLRLTDLEAIARICRQRGIICVADNTFASPWIQRPLELGFDIVVHSTTKYLNGHSDVIGGIAVVGQNAELGERLGFLQNAVGAIAGPFDAFLTLRGVKTLALRMERHCSNALALAQWLEQQPQVARVYYPGLPSHPQHELAQRQMRGFGGMISLDLNCDLAGAKRFLENVQIFALAESLGGVESLIEHPAIMTHASIPADTRAQLGIGDALVRLSVGVEDVEDLRADLAQALALI, from the coding sequence ATGAGTCAACACGATGAAAACGCTGCGCCACGTGGGTTCGCTACTCGGGTGATTCATGCCGGGCAGACGCCGGACCCTTCCACCGGGGCGCTGATGCCGCCGATTTACGCCAATTCCACCTATTTGCAGCAAAGCCCCGGCGTACACAAAGGCCTCGACTATGGGCGCTCGCACAACCCGACACGTTGGGCGCTGGAGCGCTGCGTGGCGGACCTCGAAGGCGGCACCAAGGCGTTCGCGTTCGCGTCCGGGCTGGCGGCGATCTCCACCGTGCTCGAATTGCTCGATGCCGACTCGCATATCGTCTCGGGCAATGATTTGTATGGCGGGACGTTTCGCCTGTTCGACAAAGTACGCCGGCGCAGCGCCGGGCATCGCTTCAGTTTCGTCGACCTGACGGATCTGGCGGCCTTTGAAGCGGCGCTGCAGGAGGACACGCGGATGGTCTGCGTCGAGACGCCGAGCAATCCGTTGTTGCGCCTGACTGACCTCGAAGCCATCGCGCGCATCTGTCGCCAGCGCGGCATCATTTGTGTGGCCGATAATACCTTTGCGAGCCCGTGGATCCAGCGTCCGCTGGAACTGGGCTTCGATATCGTGGTGCATTCGACCACCAAGTATTTGAACGGTCACTCTGACGTCATCGGTGGCATTGCGGTGGTCGGGCAGAATGCGGAGCTGGGCGAACGGCTGGGCTTTCTGCAAAACGCCGTGGGCGCTATCGCCGGGCCGTTTGACGCCTTCCTCACGTTACGCGGGGTGAAGACCCTGGCGTTGCGCATGGAACGCCACTGCAGCAACGCACTGGCGCTGGCGCAATGGCTGGAGCAACAACCGCAAGTGGCGCGTGTCTACTACCCAGGCCTGCCGTCACATCCGCAGCACGAACTGGCACAACGACAAATGCGCGGTTTTGGCGGCATGATCTCCCTCGACCTGAACTGTGACCTGGCCGGCGCCAAGCGCTTCCTTGAGAACGTGCAAATATTTGCGTTGGCGGAGAGTCTGGGCGGGGTGGAAAGCCTGATCGAGCATCCGGCGATCATGACTCACGCCAGCATCCCCGCCGATACCCGCGCACAACTTGGCATTGGCGATGCGCTGGTGCGGTTGTCCGTGGGCGTTGAGGACGTCGAAGACTTGCGTGCCGATCTGGCACAAGCGCTGGCGCTGATCTGA
- a CDS encoding DUF3108 domain-containing protein: MRRALLFACALFALPLAQASELQPFSASYTADWKQLPMSGTAERNLTKEANGVWKLSFKASMMIASLTEESTLTVDKETLLPQTYHFERGGLGKAKKSDLDFDWATKMVTGTDRGDAVKVPLNPGMVDKSTYQLALQHDVAAGKKSMSYQVVDGNEVDTYDFRVLGSEKVDTKAGKIDAIKVERVRDPTQNKRITVLWFAKDWDYLLVRLQQVETDGKEYNIMLLDGTVNGKSVKGS, encoded by the coding sequence ATGCGTCGCGCCCTGCTCTTCGCTTGCGCTCTGTTTGCCCTGCCCCTGGCACAGGCTTCGGAACTTCAACCTTTCTCCGCCAGCTACACCGCCGACTGGAAGCAGTTGCCCATGAGTGGCACGGCTGAACGCAACCTGACCAAGGAAGCCAACGGCGTCTGGAAACTCAGCTTCAAGGCGTCGATGATGATCGCCAGCCTGACTGAAGAAAGCACCCTGACCGTCGACAAGGAAACTCTGCTACCTCAGACCTACCACTTTGAACGTGGCGGCCTGGGCAAAGCCAAGAAGTCTGATCTGGATTTCGACTGGGCCACCAAAATGGTCACCGGCACTGATCGCGGTGACGCAGTCAAGGTCCCGCTGAACCCTGGCATGGTCGATAAATCCACTTACCAGTTGGCCTTGCAGCACGATGTCGCCGCCGGCAAGAAAAGCATGAGCTATCAGGTAGTCGATGGCAACGAAGTCGACACCTATGATTTCCGCGTGCTGGGCTCTGAAAAAGTAGACACCAAGGCTGGCAAGATCGATGCAATCAAGGTCGAGCGTGTGCGCGACCCGACACAAAACAAGCGCATCACCGTCCTGTGGTTTGCCAAGGACTGGGATTACCTGCTGGTCCGTCTGCAACAAGTTGAAACCGACGGCAAGGAGTACAACATCATGCTCCTCGACGGCACGGTCAACGGCAAATCGGTCAAGGGTAGCTAA